The genomic window TATTAAAGATATGGGGATATGAAGTTGGTATAATATCCAGTTTAATTAGGATAAGGGCAACTAAAAAGAATATGCCCCTAATTAAAGATATTACCTTCTCCTTTTTTATATTCTCCTCAAAACCTTTCATCCTATTCTCCTAAGAGATTTTGAACCTTTTCAATGAGATCTTTTAAGGTAAAGGGTTTTGGAAGATAATCGTCCGCCCCCATTCCATAACCTACTCTTTGATCAATCTCGCTGGATCTGGCAGTAAGGAATAGTACCAATGTATTTAAATTGGGATTTTCTTTGATATGAGAGCATATTGTATACCCATCTATATCAGGAAGCATAACATCTAATATAACTAAATCTGGAGATTTCTCTTTTATTAGATTTAGAGCCTCCTTTCCATTACTTGCAGAAAATATCTCATACTTATTTAAAAAATTGAGAGTTTCAACTACTAAACTTCTTACATTTGGCTCATCATCCACTACCAATATCTTTTTCATAGCTCTCCCCTCATTAAAATTTTTTAATCTTATTTTACTATAAATTTTTATCTTTATGTGATAGAATATCATAAAAAAATTACGAGGTGAAAGGTATGAATTTAAAGGAAAAAGTAGAAAACAAGCTAAGAGAGATTATTGATCCAGAGGTAGGTTTAGATCTTGTTACCTT from Dictyoglomus sp. NZ13-RE01 includes these protein-coding regions:
- a CDS encoding response regulator; protein product: MKKILVVDDEPNVRSLVVETLNFLNKYEIFSASNGKEALNLIKEKSPDLVILDVMLPDIDGYTICSHIKENPNLNTLVLFLTARSSEIDQRVGYGMGADDYLPKPFTLKDLIEKVQNLLGE